A stretch of Camelina sativa cultivar DH55 chromosome 18, Cs, whole genome shotgun sequence DNA encodes these proteins:
- the LOC104763549 gene encoding E3 ubiquitin-protein ligase XBAT32-like: protein MQACQHGHWEVVLILILFGANIHRSDYLNGGTALHLAALNGHPRCIRILLSDYIPSLPDCWSLLKNNKSSIAGFDPSALHEVINRAADGGITPLHVAALNGHIETVQLLLDLGASVTQVTVEDGTTIDLIGAGSTALHYASCGGNTQCCQLLIAKGACLAAMNSNGWTPLMVARSWHRNWLEEILNPTTEQPQSHPPNVPSPFLCLPLMSIVKIAQECGWRENDCNTPCRDPCAVCLERKCTVAADGCAHEFCTNCALYLSTTKLTSSKTSQATPGSVPCPLCRNGIVSFTKLPHTTSITTTTSSSRTSISLSFCTCSSDVLDTALLTNPHYSCRPVVSRTGSRIPQSVRSSSFRSLSCNRFPPRLCLGGSDVDEPQSRLMGGSYSRSSLRFRRSTSQVEGKRSWFSALNHCVTTGGSAC, encoded by the exons ATGCAAGCATGTCAACATGGTCATTGGGAGGTTGTTttgattctgattctttttgGTGCTAAT ATTCACAGATCAGATTACTTAAATGGCGGTACTGCTCTACATCTTGCTGCTCTAAATGGTCACCCTCGATGTATCAGGATCTTGCTTTCGGACTATATACCAAGCCTTCCCGATTGCTGGAGCCTCTTGAAGAATAATAAATCCTCAATTGCTGGTTTTGATCCAAG TGCTCTTCACGAAGTGATCAACAGAGCAGCAGATGGTGGTATCACACCTCTTCATGTGGCGGCTTTGAACGGACACATAGAGACGGTGCAGTTGCTCTTGGATTTGGGAGCTTCGGTTACTCAGGTCACTGTGGAAGATGGAACCACAATAGATCTTATAG GTGCTGGGAGTACAGCTCTTCATTATGCTTCATGTGGTGGAAACACGCAGTGTTGCCAG CTTCTGATCGCTAAAGGTGCCTGTTTAGCTGCCATGAACTCCAACGG atggACTCCATTGATGGTTGCTCGCTCATGGCACCGCAACTGGCTGGAAGAAATCCTGAACCCAACCACAGAGCAACCACAAAGCCATCCACCAAACGTCCCCTCTCCTTTCCTCTGCCTTCCTCTAATGAGCATTGTCAAGATTGCTCA AGAATGTGGCTGGCGAGAAAATGATTGTAACACTCCATGTCGTGACCCTTGTGCCGTTTGTTTAGAAAGAAAATGCACTGTAGCCGCAGATG GATGTGCTCATGAGTTCTGCACAAACTGTGCATTATACCTAAGCACCACAAAATTAACATCGTCAAAGACATCACAAGCCACACCAGGTTCAGTCCCGTGTCCTCTCTGTCGCAACGGCATTGTATCATTTACCAAACTTCCTCATACAACAagcataacaacaacaacatcatcatcaagaacaagcaTCTCTTTGTCCTTCTGCACTTGCTCCTCCGATGTCTTAGACACAGCTCTCCTCACTAACCCTCACTACAGCTGTAGACCAGTTGTGTCAAGAACCGGTTCTCGAATTCCACAATCCGTTAGATCATCATCGTTTCGGTCCCTTAGCTGCAACCGGTTTCCTCCAAGACTCTGCCTCGGGGGCTCAGACGTGGATGAACCTCAAAGCCGGTTAATGGGTGGATCATATTCAAGATCTAGTTTACGGTTCAGGCGATCGACGTCGCAGGTTGAAGGAAAACGTTCTTGGTTCTCTGCACTCAACCATTGTGTTACAACCGGTGGTAGTGCTTGCTAA
- the LOC104761860 gene encoding B3 domain-containing protein At5g57720-like yields MALETGFPPFPDFLKIFNSHEHSQRLVIPRGYKQYYPNPLPQTAVLKRAEGKFWTVRWTISQEETISFQEGWEKFVRGNGLIDRDFLLFTYDGSRSFWVRIHRDGLPLEPSCPIKIQEISDDEDETVGDDDGRDHHMEEGDTYENMVVSLSLGSSDEINGDDEDEDDDDDYDDDEDTATCVVNKASGSSYKKARRVKKTRATSIADSVKVQTYLENPKNPFFISTSSCSRRVLVISMQAIKDFKLKFENTINLVDDFGLLKRKVGKWKDRVVVHKWDEMYNRNKIKPGDIIICEILREGDVVRTVKVHFVKN; encoded by the exons atggcGTTAGAAACTGGATTTCCTCCATTTCCAGATTTCCTCAAGATCTTCAACTCCCATGAACATTCTCAACGTTTG GTAATCCCAAGAGGCTACAAACAGTACTATCCAAACCCTCTTCCTCAGACCGCTGTTCTTAAAAGGGCCGAAGGAAAGTTTTGGACTGTCAGATGGACGATAAGCCAAGAGGAGACTATTAGTTTCCAAGAAGGTTGGGAAAAGTTTGTTAGAGGCAATGGTCTCATTGACAGAGACTTCCTCTTGTTCACTTATGATGGTTCTCGGAGCTTTTGGGTTCGCATCCACCGAGATGGCCTTCCTCTGGAGCCAAGCTGTCCCATCAAGATACAAGAAATAtcggatgatgaagatgagacaGTGGGTGATGATGATGGCCGTGATCATCATATGGAAGAAGGAGATACCTATGAGAACATGGtcgtttctctttctctagGAAGCAGCGACGAAATTAATggggatgatgaagatgaagatgatgatgatgattatgatgatgatgaagatacaGCGACTTGTGTAGTTAACAAAGCTAGTGGAAGCTCTTACAAGAAAG CAAGAAGGGTGAAAAAGACTCGTGCTACTTCCATTGCTGATTCTGTTAAGGTGCAAACGTATCTTGAAAATCCCAAAAACCCGTTCTTTATTTCAACTTCATCGTGTTCAAGGCGTGTCTTG GTAATTTCTATGCAAGCAATAAAAGACTTTAAGTTGAAGTTTGAGAACACAATCAATCTCGTCGATGATTTCGGGTTGTTAAAGAGAAAGGTTGGGAAATGGAAAGATCGTGTTGTGGTACACAAGTGGGACGAAATGTACAACAGGAACAAAATAAAGCCGGGAGACATAATCATATGTGAGATTCTGCGTGAAGGAGATGTTGTTCGCACCGTCAAAGTGCACTTCGTGAAGAACTGA